Proteins encoded within one genomic window of Candidatus Nezhaarchaeota archaeon:
- a CDS encoding TAXI family TRAP transporter solute-binding subunit, which yields MPKIDKKILAAIVAVIVIVAAVAAYVVTPLAPPTAPAPPPTPTKPELTGKVSWVIGTSDPGSVGYIAHATIADVLTRAYPENFEITISVVGGAAAGHAAWDAGRCDLGYTAMNIVYQYVTKTGRWDPAKMVAKRYDEMTVIVYQYPLIYTLFVTEDLRDKVTCWSDLKKLGKDIGVYATPAGYASHEVFREAFSILFDCKPEDLDKILNIDASGVAAVPDLLVMGKVKAVWGYGDPGGPASWVSDAFARYGYKLVAVPPSKDELDKILSESPNLIKFKMDLTPYNVKTRTGETSLDTIAVGFGLVGSKYLSKDHIAAFFEAHIINAKDLEATGIATFKNYGEWFLEFCVECFKKQSTFGATIHPGVAEVLKKYGYDPDKLGILVAKP from the coding sequence ATGCCCAAGATTGATAAGAAAATATTGGCCGCTATAGTAGCCGTAATCGTCATAGTTGCGGCAGTTGCTGCATACGTGGTAACTCCATTAGCTCCACCAACAGCTCCAGCACCACCACCGACGCCGACAAAGCCCGAGCTTACAGGGAAGGTTTCTTGGGTGATCGGCACATCGGATCCAGGCTCTGTTGGGTACATAGCCCACGCCACAATAGCTGATGTGCTTACGAGGGCTTATCCTGAGAACTTTGAGATCACGATAAGCGTTGTCGGTGGAGCTGCTGCAGGACATGCTGCTTGGGACGCTGGAAGGTGTGACCTAGGGTACACAGCCATGAACATAGTCTACCAGTACGTCACGAAGACCGGGCGATGGGACCCTGCAAAAATGGTTGCAAAGAGATACGATGAGATGACGGTCATAGTCTACCAATACCCGCTGATATACACGCTGTTCGTAACCGAGGACTTGAGAGATAAGGTCACGTGCTGGAGTGATCTCAAGAAGCTCGGTAAGGATATAGGAGTCTACGCAACGCCAGCCGGCTACGCAAGCCACGAAGTCTTTAGAGAAGCTTTCTCGATACTGTTTGACTGTAAGCCTGAAGATTTAGACAAAATACTCAATATCGATGCATCAGGCGTCGCCGCTGTACCAGACTTGCTAGTCATGGGCAAGGTCAAGGCTGTTTGGGGCTACGGTGATCCAGGCGGTCCCGCTTCATGGGTCTCAGACGCCTTTGCTAGATACGGATACAAACTAGTCGCAGTTCCACCATCAAAGGACGAGCTTGACAAGATACTAAGCGAGTCACCAAACCTCATAAAGTTCAAGATGGATTTAACCCCCTATAACGTGAAGACGAGGACTGGAGAGACCTCCCTTGATACTATTGCTGTCGGTTTCGGACTTGTTGGGAGCAAGTATCTCAGTAAGGACCACATTGCTGCGTTCTTCGAAGCGCATATAATAAATGCGAAGGATCTAGAGGCAACGGGTATAGCAACCTTTAAGAACTACGGTGAGTGGTTCTTGGAGTTCTGTGTTGAGTGCTTTAAGAAGCAATCAACCTTCGGAGCCACTATACACCCAGGTGTTGCTGAGGTCTTAAAGAAGTACGGCTACGATCCTGACAAGCTAGGGATACTCGTGGCTAAGCCGTAA
- a CDS encoding TIM barrel protein: MFGISLTARRVKDSLYIRNSVEGNEVLKKVINGLLFGTAGIPLSTPKPATSVNGVLRVRELGLNAMELEFVRGVKMSDDLAYKVRSVSEAAKVVLTAHAPYYINLNSPEKAKVEASINRILETARVAYKVGGWSIVFHPAYYGKDSAELVYERVKGALKVIAKTLSDEGVNVWIRPETSGGLAEFGSLEEVVKLSQEVENVLPCIDFAHMHARSRGRYNSYEEFVGLLNYLEKELGKDVLKNMHMHFSGIEYGEKGEIRHLNVQESDFKYVDLAKALKNYSIEGVIISESPNIEGDALLLKKTYDLS; the protein is encoded by the coding sequence ATGTTTGGGATAAGCTTAACAGCAAGAAGGGTTAAAGATTCCCTTTACATAAGAAACTCAGTGGAGGGTAATGAGGTTTTGAAAAAAGTAATTAATGGGCTACTTTTTGGAACGGCTGGTATACCTCTAAGTACTCCAAAGCCTGCTACGAGCGTTAATGGCGTTTTAAGAGTTAGAGAGTTGGGGCTCAATGCCATGGAGCTTGAGTTCGTTAGGGGGGTCAAGATGAGCGACGACTTAGCCTACAAGGTTAGAAGCGTTAGCGAAGCTGCTAAAGTAGTTCTAACAGCACACGCACCTTACTACATAAATCTGAACTCTCCCGAGAAGGCTAAGGTTGAAGCAAGTATCAACAGGATACTTGAGACAGCAAGAGTTGCTTACAAGGTTGGCGGATGGTCCATAGTATTTCATCCAGCTTACTACGGCAAGGACTCAGCAGAGCTGGTCTACGAGAGGGTTAAGGGAGCCCTTAAGGTTATAGCTAAGACGTTAAGCGATGAAGGAGTAAACGTGTGGATTAGACCTGAAACCTCTGGTGGATTAGCAGAGTTTGGAAGCTTAGAAGAGGTTGTGAAGCTTAGCCAGGAAGTTGAAAACGTTCTGCCATGCATAGACTTTGCTCACATGCACGCTAGGAGCAGGGGAAGGTACAACAGCTATGAGGAGTTTGTGGGTTTGCTCAATTATCTAGAGAAGGAGCTGGGCAAGGACGTCCTGAAGAACATGCACATGCACTTCTCGGGTATAGAATACGGCGAGAAAGGAGAAATAAGACATTTAAACGTCCAAGAATCCGATTTCAAGTATGTTGATCTCGCCAAGGCCCTGAAGAACTACTCAATCGAGGGAGTGATAATAAGTGAATCACCAAACATAGAAGGCGACGCATTGCTCCTAAAGAAGACTTATGATCTATCCTGA
- a CDS encoding hotdog fold thioesterase, protein MNYTGAYVLSGREEILERIREKINRDPYANLLGIEVLEVKEGYSRASVTVKEEMVNFHGMAHGGLIASLADVAFAAASNSHNKKALALNLNISYRRPVKVGEALVAEAFEESLGDTTALYRIVVKNFKGVLVAVCQGLAYRIDEPVA, encoded by the coding sequence ATGAACTATACTGGTGCTTACGTCTTGAGTGGTCGAGAAGAGATTCTTGAAAGGATACGTGAGAAAATTAATCGAGATCCCTACGCAAACCTACTGGGAATAGAGGTTCTTGAAGTTAAAGAAGGTTATTCAAGAGCATCAGTAACAGTTAAAGAGGAAATGGTGAACTTTCATGGGATGGCGCATGGAGGCTTAATAGCGTCACTAGCTGACGTAGCCTTTGCAGCAGCAAGTAACTCACATAACAAGAAAGCTCTTGCCCTCAACTTAAATATAAGTTATCGAAGACCGGTCAAGGTAGGTGAAGCTCTGGTAGCAGAGGCATTTGAGGAAAGTCTCGGCGACACTACGGCTCTCTATAGGATTGTAGTTAAGAACTTTAAGGGCGTTCTAGTTGCAGTATGCCAAGGTCTTGCTTATAGGATAGACGAACCTGTTGCATGA
- a CDS encoding DNA-3-methyladenine glycosylase encodes MSKVIGRDFYQRDPAVVAAELLGQRLVRVYKGARLSGIIVEAEAYYGKWDPASRAYKSLKGDLAQTLYGEVGRTLVYGVHGQWLLNVVAHSDGDGGAVLIRALESCEGLEVMMSNIGAKNVYTLTNGPGKLTRALMIDKSFHKKPVYTVEHGLWIEEGVKVSPSRIARSKRIGVSRDLPQELRFYIIGNPFVSKKPPTK; translated from the coding sequence GTGAGCAAGGTAATAGGCAGAGACTTTTACCAACGAGATCCTGCAGTGGTAGCTGCTGAGCTTTTAGGTCAAAGACTCGTCAGGGTGTACAAAGGAGCTAGGCTTTCTGGAATAATAGTTGAAGCCGAGGCTTACTATGGTAAGTGGGACCCAGCCTCAAGAGCTTACAAAAGTTTGAAGGGCGATTTAGCCCAAACACTTTACGGCGAAGTAGGACGTACGCTCGTATACGGAGTCCATGGTCAATGGCTTCTAAACGTGGTCGCACACTCTGATGGTGATGGTGGAGCAGTGCTCATAAGAGCATTGGAGTCTTGTGAAGGCTTAGAGGTGATGATGAGCAACATAGGCGCTAAAAACGTTTACACGCTCACTAATGGTCCTGGAAAGCTGACTAGGGCTTTAATGATAGACAAGAGCTTTCATAAAAAGCCTGTTTACACGGTAGAACATGGATTATGGATTGAGGAAGGAGTGAAGGTAAGCCCAAGTCGGATAGCCAGGAGCAAGAGGATAGGCGTTTCAAGAGATCTTCCTCAAGAGTTGAGGTTCTACATCATCGGCAACCCCTTCGTCTCTAAGAAGCCTCCTACTAAGTAA
- a CDS encoding DUF1614 domain-containing protein: MSRRVIVQVPLHPVFLLLFLFLALAPLIWLLFIPSALAYAFQPLGLNQSVSYAIALVMVLLSLTLSFINIAIVEVPRQVLVPDIEYVCFLGIHYPVPRLRVVTSKTLVAVNVGGAVVPLTISFLMIALMSTTTKALQALLVEILTIFLVSIVSYSSSRIVPGVGIVVPAFIPPLTAALSATISTSFTGLVELSPAIAYSGAVIGVLIGVDIMNLVKHFDRLRSPLISIGGAGTFDGIYLSGVMALFLTLLFA; this comes from the coding sequence ATGAGTAGAAGGGTGATTGTTCAGGTACCGCTTCACCCAGTGTTCTTGCTGCTCTTTTTATTCCTAGCTCTTGCACCACTAATTTGGCTACTCTTCATACCGAGCGCCTTAGCTTACGCGTTTCAACCTCTAGGGTTAAATCAATCTGTCAGCTACGCCATAGCTCTCGTAATGGTATTACTATCGTTAACTTTGAGCTTCATAAACATAGCCATAGTGGAGGTACCGCGTCAAGTCCTTGTCCCAGACATAGAGTACGTCTGTTTCCTCGGAATACACTATCCAGTTCCAAGGCTTCGAGTTGTGACCTCCAAGACCTTGGTCGCTGTAAACGTTGGCGGAGCCGTCGTACCGCTTACCATATCATTCTTGATGATTGCCCTCATGTCGACGACGACCAAAGCTTTACAAGCTCTCTTAGTTGAGATTTTGACCATCTTTCTTGTATCTATAGTCTCTTACTCTTCTTCGAGGATTGTTCCGGGGGTTGGTATAGTTGTACCTGCTTTCATTCCTCCTCTGACAGCTGCGCTCTCAGCCACTATATCGACGAGCTTTACTGGGCTGGTGGAGCTGTCTCCTGCTATAGCCTACTCAGGAGCTGTTATCGGGGTACTCATAGGAGTAGATATAATGAACTTGGTTAAGCACTTTGATAGGCTCAGGTCTCCTCTTATTAGTATTGGCGGTGCTGGGACGTTCGATGGCATCTACTTGAGTGGCGTGATGGCTCTCTTCTTAACGTTGCTATTTGCCTAG
- a CDS encoding radical SAM protein encodes MSVKSLLQVIKLVLGNRLSRSLINRMSSPCPHGRRSKLEHVLEYIAGDTKIPVSTCKVEGLILRSMISAMTRIMRVDSEVFREYVRIPSVRRGLALVLKGIAEYGITVPQKLPAPFLVVWNFTNMCNLRCKHCYQRADKHLPDELTLSEKLAVLDQLDRAYVAALAFSGGEPLIHPDFFTVAREASLKGMYVSVATNGTMITRELAKRLKEVGVNYVEISLDSSNPRKHDSFRGVSGAWEKAVKGIRSCVEEGLVIGVAMTLTKMNYNEIEEVVDLCEDLGVKRVIFFNFIPTGRGSDIVEWDLTCEEREEALKTIYKLATSRKLEVVSTAPQLARVALQESHGCTVAPTHFAMGSDPGILALAEFIGGCGAGRIYAAIEPNGDLVPCVFMPIKVGNLRHDDFEDLWNKSPIFLKLRDRNAFQEPCGKCQYRFVCGGCRARAYAYTGYIDGPDPGCINFKLSTSSRIEVLRYKV; translated from the coding sequence TTGAGCGTCAAGAGCTTACTTCAAGTTATTAAGTTGGTCCTTGGGAACAGGCTTTCTCGCTCTCTCATAAACCGCATGTCATCTCCATGCCCTCATGGACGTAGAAGCAAGCTAGAGCACGTCTTAGAGTACATAGCTGGCGATACTAAGATCCCCGTGAGCACGTGTAAGGTTGAGGGTTTGATCCTGAGATCCATGATATCCGCGATGACTAGAATAATGCGCGTGGACTCTGAGGTTTTTAGAGAGTATGTTAGGATCCCGTCTGTAAGACGGGGGCTGGCCTTGGTTCTCAAGGGGATAGCTGAATACGGCATTACCGTTCCACAAAAGTTGCCAGCACCCTTCTTAGTGGTATGGAACTTCACGAACATGTGCAACTTGAGGTGCAAACATTGCTATCAGAGAGCCGACAAGCATCTGCCAGACGAGCTTACATTAAGTGAGAAGCTAGCAGTTTTAGATCAGCTCGATAGAGCTTATGTGGCAGCTCTAGCTTTCTCAGGCGGTGAACCCCTCATCCATCCAGACTTCTTTACAGTAGCCCGTGAAGCATCCTTGAAGGGGATGTACGTCTCCGTTGCGACCAATGGAACCATGATAACGAGGGAGCTTGCCAAGAGGTTAAAGGAAGTAGGAGTTAACTACGTTGAGATAAGCCTGGACTCCTCTAATCCGAGGAAGCATGATAGCTTTAGGGGGGTCTCAGGTGCATGGGAGAAGGCCGTTAAGGGTATAAGGAGCTGTGTTGAGGAGGGGCTCGTAATTGGCGTTGCCATGACCTTAACGAAAATGAACTACAATGAGATAGAGGAAGTTGTGGATCTATGTGAAGACCTAGGAGTGAAGAGGGTGATATTCTTCAACTTCATTCCGACTGGCAGAGGGTCTGACATAGTAGAGTGGGATCTAACCTGCGAGGAGAGAGAGGAAGCCCTTAAGACGATATACAAGCTCGCTACAAGCAGGAAGCTTGAGGTAGTGTCAACAGCTCCTCAACTTGCTAGAGTCGCGCTACAAGAAAGTCATGGTTGCACGGTGGCTCCAACACACTTTGCAATGGGATCCGATCCTGGGATCTTAGCGCTAGCGGAGTTCATAGGTGGATGTGGAGCTGGCAGAATCTACGCTGCAATAGAGCCCAATGGAGACCTCGTCCCTTGCGTCTTCATGCCAATTAAGGTTGGGAACTTAAGACATGATGATTTCGAAGACCTCTGGAACAAATCTCCTATTTTCCTAAAGCTGAGAGATAGAAATGCGTTCCAAGAGCCTTGTGGGAAGTGTCAATATAGGTTCGTGTGTGGCGGCTGTAGGGCGAGAGCATACGCCTACACGGGTTACATAGATGGACCGGATCCTGGATGCATAAACTTTAAGCTTTCAACAAGTTCGAGGATTGAAGTTCTAAGGTATAAAGTGTGA
- a CDS encoding homoserine dehydrogenase — MNKLNLLFIGFGVVGRGLAELLLEKETILKSRFNLEVKTVGICDLKWGTIVNDNGIDLSKALKLVDSGKTLASYDLPARRDLTSLEAIRETSSNVVIEVTWTNIETGEPGLTHIKEALRLGKHVATTNKGPIALAYRELMSLAKAKGVQLKFEGTVMSGTPTFNLKWSCLTATEVKRIVGILNGTTNFILTEMEGGSSYEEALRKAQELGYAEADPTLDVDGWDAALKAVILANALMNGDLKLRDVERKGIRGISLNEVLSPLKLGYRLKLLVEVKKEEDNVVAKVAPRPVPMTDVLAGVSGVLNALKIETDVLGNVVIIGPGAGRRPTGYALLNDIIEISKYL, encoded by the coding sequence ATGAATAAGCTAAACCTTCTCTTCATAGGCTTCGGCGTCGTTGGAAGAGGGCTCGCCGAGCTCCTCTTAGAGAAGGAGACCATACTTAAATCAAGGTTTAATCTAGAGGTTAAGACAGTGGGCATATGTGACTTAAAGTGGGGCACCATAGTTAACGACAATGGGATAGACCTCTCAAAGGCTTTAAAGCTCGTAGATTCGGGTAAGACCTTGGCTAGCTATGACCTACCAGCAAGGCGTGACCTCACAAGTCTCGAGGCTATAAGAGAGACGTCGTCAAACGTGGTAATTGAGGTCACGTGGACCAACATCGAGACCGGGGAGCCCGGTCTAACGCACATAAAAGAGGCATTAAGGTTAGGAAAGCATGTTGCCACCACGAATAAGGGCCCAATAGCCTTAGCCTATAGGGAGTTGATGAGCTTAGCTAAAGCGAAAGGAGTTCAATTAAAGTTCGAGGGAACAGTCATGAGCGGCACGCCAACCTTTAACTTAAAGTGGTCTTGCTTAACTGCTACTGAAGTAAAGAGGATAGTCGGAATATTGAACGGAACTACCAACTTCATATTGACGGAGATGGAAGGAGGATCAAGTTACGAGGAGGCGCTACGAAAAGCTCAAGAACTCGGATATGCTGAAGCTGACCCAACGCTGGATGTCGATGGATGGGATGCAGCATTAAAGGCTGTAATTCTCGCCAATGCGCTAATGAATGGGGATCTAAAGTTGAGAGACGTGGAGAGGAAGGGAATAAGGGGTATAAGTCTCAATGAAGTGCTAAGCCCGCTTAAACTAGGTTATAGGCTAAAGCTCCTTGTCGAAGTAAAAAAGGAGGAAGACAACGTTGTAGCTAAGGTAGCCCCAAGGCCAGTGCCAATGACTGACGTTTTAGCAGGAGTCTCAGGAGTCCTCAACGCCTTAAAGATAGAAACCGACGTTCTCGGGAATGTCGTAATTATAGGTCCTGGAGCCGGAAGAAGGCCTACTGGCTACGCCCTGCTAAACGACATCATTGAAATCTCGAAATACCTATGA
- a CDS encoding HD domain-containing protein, translated as MVVVSSKLVYSKVRESPKIAKFFGMLEDDYEVQSLLRVANTMAVTRLFYNDHGVIHSRIVSGSALEILDILIERGIVPTIVRDGEGDVEDSKIVIIGGAYLHDIGNAIHREGHHLHGVYLADRILRRLLLKFYADDKHKAIVMKQEILHVIFSHDENTAPLTIEAGVVKVADGTDMAEGRARVPYKLGKSDIHAFSALAIKRVEIDKGEDKPVKIVVDMDNEAGIFQVEQVLGAKIRSSGIAHLIEVQALKRGEQLKTWRAT; from the coding sequence TTGGTAGTTGTAAGCTCTAAGTTGGTGTACTCTAAGGTCAGAGAGAGCCCAAAGATAGCTAAGTTCTTTGGGATGTTAGAGGACGACTACGAAGTTCAATCATTGCTTAGAGTAGCCAACACCATGGCTGTTACAAGGTTGTTTTACAACGACCACGGCGTTATTCACTCTAGGATAGTAAGCGGCTCTGCGCTAGAGATACTGGACATCTTAATCGAGAGGGGGATCGTACCCACAATAGTGAGGGATGGAGAGGGCGATGTGGAGGACTCTAAGATAGTTATAATTGGTGGTGCATATTTACACGACATAGGAAATGCTATTCATAGAGAGGGGCATCACCTACATGGAGTTTATTTGGCCGATAGGATCTTAAGGAGGCTCTTGCTGAAGTTCTACGCTGACGACAAGCATAAGGCCATCGTTATGAAGCAAGAGATCCTTCATGTAATATTTTCTCACGACGAGAACACGGCCCCCCTAACAATTGAAGCTGGAGTGGTCAAAGTTGCTGATGGGACCGACATGGCTGAGGGTAGAGCTAGAGTACCATATAAGCTCGGTAAAAGTGATATTCACGCGTTCTCCGCCTTAGCGATCAAAAGAGTCGAGATAGATAAGGGTGAGGATAAACCGGTTAAGATAGTCGTTGACATGGATAATGAAGCTGGAATTTTTCAAGTCGAGCAAGTCTTAGGCGCTAAGATTAGGAGCTCGGGGATAGCTCATCTAATAGAGGTCCAAGCATTAAAGCGTGGAGAGCAACTTAAGACGTGGAGAGCAACTTAA
- the albA gene encoding DNA-binding protein Alba: MSKPRPGENVVLVGNKPTMNYVLATVIQFNQGADKVVIKARGRAISKAVDAAEIVKTRFLINQVDITDVKIGTEKVGEGEQSRNVSTIEITLERKK; encoded by the coding sequence ATGAGCAAACCAAGACCTGGAGAGAATGTCGTCCTCGTCGGGAATAAACCAACCATGAATTACGTGCTTGCAACAGTAATACAGTTCAATCAAGGAGCTGACAAGGTCGTAATAAAGGCTAGGGGAAGGGCTATATCGAAGGCCGTCGATGCAGCTGAAATAGTTAAGACAAGGTTCCTCATAAACCAAGTGGACATAACGGACGTCAAAATAGGGACGGAGAAGGTCGGTGAAGGCGAGCAGTCCAGAAACGTCTCTACCATAGAGATAACGTTAGAGAGGAAGAAGTAG